Proteins co-encoded in one Hymenobacter swuensis DY53 genomic window:
- a CDS encoding glycosyltransferase family 2 protein — protein sequence MSKRLSQHFPVELSLVIPLLNEAESLPELTRWINRVLTQHGLTYEVILIDDGSTDDSWEVIEQLAATDTHLRGIRFNRNYGKSAALNVGFRETTGRVVCTMDADLQDSPEELPELYRMITQDGFDLVSGWKKKRYDPLSKTIPTKLFNGATRWISGIRLHDFNCGLKAYDSRVVKSIEVYGEMHRYIPVIAKWAGFRRIGEKVVQHQERKYGTTKFGLERFVYGFLDLMSITFVSRFRRRPMHFFGALGSVSFLIGMLITLWLVGEKVWHSWIMNLATRDVTAQPLFFLALVAVVIGVQLFLAGFLAEMVQLNGSNRNDYLVKERLNLK from the coding sequence TTGAGTAAGCGTCTTTCGCAGCACTTTCCCGTTGAGCTTTCCCTCGTTATTCCCTTGCTCAACGAAGCCGAGTCGTTACCGGAGCTGACCCGCTGGATCAACCGGGTGCTGACCCAGCACGGGTTAACCTACGAGGTGATTCTCATTGATGACGGCTCGACGGATGACTCCTGGGAGGTTATCGAGCAGCTGGCGGCCACCGATACGCACCTGCGCGGCATCCGCTTCAACCGCAACTACGGTAAGTCGGCGGCCCTGAACGTGGGGTTCCGCGAAACGACCGGCCGGGTGGTATGCACCATGGACGCCGATTTGCAGGACTCGCCGGAGGAATTGCCGGAGCTCTACCGCATGATTACCCAGGATGGCTTCGACCTGGTGAGCGGCTGGAAGAAGAAGCGCTACGACCCGCTCAGCAAAACCATTCCCACCAAGCTCTTCAACGGCGCTACCCGCTGGATTTCGGGCATCCGGCTGCATGATTTCAACTGCGGCCTGAAAGCCTATGACAGCCGGGTGGTGAAAAGCATTGAAGTGTACGGCGAGATGCACCGCTACATTCCCGTCATTGCCAAATGGGCCGGGTTCCGGCGCATCGGCGAGAAGGTGGTGCAGCACCAGGAACGCAAGTACGGCACCACCAAATTCGGGCTGGAGCGGTTCGTATACGGCTTTCTGGACCTGATGAGCATCACGTTCGTGAGTCGGTTCCGGCGGCGGCCTATGCACTTCTTCGGGGCCCTGGGTTCGGTGTCGTTTCTGATCGGGATGCTGATTACGCTGTGGCTGGTAGGGGAGAAGGTGTGGCACTCCTGGATTATGAATCTGGCCACCCGCGACGTGACGGCCCAGCCGCTCTTCTTCCTGGCTCTGGTAGCGGTAGTGATTGGTGTGCAACTGTTCCTTGCCGGTTTCCTGGCCGAAATGGTGCAGCTAAACGGCTCCAACCGTAACGACTACCTCGTGAAGGAAAGGCTGAATTTGAAGTAA
- a CDS encoding DUF4199 domain-containing protein codes for MEHTSTPAVTPASVGIRYGLLTGLVTVIYSFVLKAADLEQKPVMGFLTFGILIGGIVLAHKFYKQHNGGFMSYGQGLGIATVAGAVIGVLSGIFQYIYVNFIDAQYVQRTLETARAKMEADSNISEEQIDQAMQWTEKMMPTGPISIVWSILATAVFAFLLALIISAITKNTRPEFE; via the coding sequence ATGGAACACACGTCTACGCCTGCCGTTACTCCCGCTTCCGTTGGTATTCGCTACGGTTTGCTAACCGGCCTTGTCACCGTCATCTACTCTTTTGTGCTGAAGGCGGCCGATCTGGAGCAGAAACCAGTGATGGGATTCCTGACGTTTGGTATTCTGATTGGGGGTATTGTTCTGGCGCACAAGTTTTACAAGCAGCACAACGGCGGCTTCATGAGTTACGGTCAGGGACTGGGTATTGCCACCGTGGCCGGTGCGGTAATTGGTGTACTGAGCGGTATTTTCCAGTACATCTACGTCAATTTCATTGATGCGCAGTACGTGCAGCGCACCCTGGAAACTGCCCGGGCCAAAATGGAAGCTGACAGCAACATCAGTGAGGAGCAAATTGATCAGGCTATGCAGTGGACGGAGAAAATGATGCCTACCGGTCCGATCAGCATTGTGTGGTCGATTCTGGCCACCGCCGTTTTTGCCTTCCTGTTGGCCCTCATCATTTCTGCCATCACCAAAAATACCCGTCCTGAGTTTGAGTAA
- a CDS encoding DUF4199 domain-containing protein → MESTPSTPNPVLRTAVLCGAVTGALCVAWVLFLYLTDNNPYGPKRTLADFFTPIAAVVSQILLRRYYVLEGPGLGKAIGVGMLTSLVTAIVAAAGMYTFSRLTGPGLIEQHLTEARQLLEATKAMYLKEANGAQQYAATLRNLARTPEGFAQDELFKKSFIGVLLSIPVGVFLRK, encoded by the coding sequence TTGGAATCTACTCCCTCAACTCCCAACCCCGTGCTGCGCACGGCGGTACTGTGCGGGGCCGTAACAGGGGCCTTGTGCGTGGCCTGGGTCCTGTTTCTGTACTTAACCGACAACAACCCCTACGGCCCTAAGCGCACCTTGGCCGATTTCTTCACCCCCATTGCGGCAGTGGTTAGTCAGATACTGCTGCGGCGATATTACGTGCTCGAGGGGCCGGGCCTAGGCAAAGCCATTGGCGTGGGAATGCTTACATCCCTGGTAACGGCCATAGTGGCGGCAGCGGGCATGTACACCTTCTCGCGCCTGACCGGGCCGGGGCTGATTGAGCAGCATCTCACGGAAGCCCGGCAACTGCTGGAAGCTACCAAAGCCATGTACCTTAAGGAGGCCAACGGCGCCCAGCAGTACGCGGCCACCCTGCGCAACCTTGCTCGCACACCGGAGGGGTTTGCGCAGGATGAGCTGTTCAAGAAAAGCTTTATCGGGGTGTTGCTGAGTATTCCGGTTGGCGTGTTTTTGCGGAAATAA